In the Hordeum vulgare subsp. vulgare chromosome 7H, MorexV3_pseudomolecules_assembly, whole genome shotgun sequence genome, one interval contains:
- the LOC123413006 gene encoding protein QUIRKY has product MADGGQPPPHAQMVRRLAVEVVDARDLVPKDGLGTSSAYAVADFDGQRKRTRTVPRDLNPQWHERLEFAVPDPATMHAESLDVSLYHDRRFNPSAGPGGGKNHFLGRVRIYGSQFSRRGEEGIVYFPLEKRSLLSWIRGEVGLKIYYYDEPAAPPPPPPEDRPPEGADNAPPPEVPPEQPREQPPELPEPTEAAVEVQQPQAQPPVIIVEEAPMHGPHGPMMPPPMMHGHMMPPPMHGPHGPMMHGPMMPPQPEPEPEPQREPGPGPDGAEMYPPELRKERMASSNGHVRVPRHPSGGFGPPDYYTAASPRVISGRFASAGEAVEPVQSTYDLVEPMRYLFVRIVRVRGIRACEGPYVKIQAGPHCLRSRPGRDVSGTGSPEWNQVFAISHAKPEPTLEISVWDGGAPSPADAFLGGVCFDLSDVPVRDQPDGPLAAQWYRLEGGEPGMVTGDIMVSVWIGTQADDVFPEAWNTDAPYAAYTRAKVYQSPKLWYLRASVIEAQDLRVPSPPPGLPFDVRVKVQLGFQSARTRRSVASSSGSAFAWAEDLMFVASEPLDDTLVLLVEDRSMIKEPALLGHATIPVSSVEQRLDERQIVASRWFNLEGGMGHGDGGDQQGQPPAGFYSGRLHLRLSLEGGYHVLDEAAHVCSDYRPTAKQLWKPPIGVLELGIVGACGLLPMKTKGGSKGSTDAYCVAKYGKKWVRTRTVTDSFNPRWNEQYTWQVYDPCTVLTVAVFDNWRMFAGAGDERQDYRIGKVRVRVSTLETNRAYTVCYPLHVLLRPGLKKMGEVQLAVRFSSPAHLPDTWATYTSPLLPRMHYLRPIGVAQQEALRGAAVRTVAAWLARSEPPLGPEVVRYMLDADAHTWSVRRAKANWFRIMGVLAWAVGLERWLDGVRRWRNPSTTVLVHVLYLVLVWYPELVVPTASLYVFIIGVWYYRFRPRAPAGMDARLSQADTVDGDELEEEFDAVPAPEVLRLRYERLRTLAGRVQRVMGDVAAQGERLQALVSWRDPRASRIFVGVCLAVAVALYAMPPKMVAVASGFYYLRHPMFRDPMPAAAVNFFRRLPSLSDRML; this is encoded by the coding sequence ATGGCGGACGGGGGGCAGCCGCCGCCGCATGCGCAGATGGTGCGCAGGCTGGCGGTGGAGGTGGTGGACGCGCGGGACCTGGTGCCCAAGGACGGGCTCGGCACGTCCAGCGCCTACGCGGTGGCCGACTTCGACGGCCAGCGCAAGCGCACCCGGACCGTGCCGCGGGACCTCAACCCGCAGTGGCACGAGCGCCTCGAGTTCGCCGTCCCCGACCCGGCCACCATGCACGCCGAGTCGCTCGACGTCTCGCTCTACCACGACCGCCGCTTCAACCCCTCCGCCGGGCCCGGCGGCGGCAAGAACCACTTCCTCGGCCGCGTCCGCATCTACGGCTCCCAGTTCTcgcgccgcggggaggagggcatcGTCTACTTCCCCCTCGAGAAGCGCAGCCTGCTCAGCTGGATCCGCGGCGAGGTCGGCCTCAAGATCTACTACTACGACGAGCCtgcggccccgccgccgccgccgccggaggacAGGCCGCCCGAGGGCGCTGACAATGCGCCGCCGCCTGAGGTCCCGCCGGAGCAGCCCAGGGAGCAACCTCCTGAGCTCCCCGAGCCGACCGAGGCTGCCGTCGAGGTGCAGCAGCCGCAGGCCCAGCCTCCGGTCATCATCGTGGAGGAAGCTCCTATGCACGGGCCGCACGGCCCGATGATGCCGCCCCCGATGATGCACGGCCACATGATGCCGCCTCCGATGCATGGTCCACACGGCCCCATGATGCACGGCCCCATGATGCCACCGcagccggagccggagccggagccgCAGCGTGAACCAGGGCCAGGGCCCGATGGGGCGGAAATGtacccgcctgagctccgcaaggAGCGGATGGCGTCGAGCAACGGGCACGTCCGCGTGCCCCGACACCCCAGCGGCGGCTTCGGCCCCCCTGATTACTACACGGCCGCCTCTCCCCGCGTCATCTCCGGGCGGTTCGCGTCCGCCGGCGAGGCCGTCGAGCCGGTGCAGTCGACGTACGACCTGGTGGAGCCGATGCGGTACCTCTTCGTGCGCATCGTGAGGGTGCGCGGCATCCGCGCCTGCGAGGGCCCCTACGTCAAGATCCAAGCCGGTCCGCACTGCCTCCGCTCCCGGCCAGGCCGCGACGTCTCCGGCACCGGCAGCCCCGAGTGGAACCAggtgtttgccatcagccacgCAAAGCCGGAGCCGACGCTCGAGATATCCGTCTGGGACGGCGGGGCGCCGTCTCCGGCGGACGCCTTCCTCGGCGGCGTCTGCTTCGACCTCTCCGACGTGCCGGTCCGCGACCAGCCGGACGGCCCGCTGGCCGCGCAGTGGTACCGGCTCGAGGGCGGCGAGCCGGGCATGGTCACAGGGGACATCATGGTGTCGGTGTGGATCGGCACGCAGGCCGACGACGTGTTCCCGGAGGCCTGGAACACCGACGCGCCCTACGCCGCCTACACCCGCGCCAAGGTGTACCAGTCGCCCAAGCTGTGGTATCTGCGGGCGTCCGTCATCGAGGCGCAGGACCTGCGcgtgccgtcgccgccgccggggCTGCCGTTCGACGTGCGCGTCAAGGTTCAGCTCGGCTTCCAGTCGGCGCGCACCCGCCGGTCGGTGGCCAGCAGCAGCGGCTCGGCGTTCGCGTGGGCCGAGGACCTCATGTTCGTGGCGTCCGAGCCGCTGGACGACACCCTCGTCCTGCTCGTGGAGGACCGGTCGATGATCAAGGAACCTGCTCTGCTCGGCCACGCCACCATCCCCGTGAGCTCCGTCGAGCAGCGCCTCGACGAGCGGCAGATCGTCGCCTCAAGATGGTTCAACCTCGAGGGCGGCATGGGTCATGGAGACGGCGGGGATCAGCAGGGACAACCACCTGCAGGGTTCTACTCGGGCAGGCTGCACCTTCGACTCTCCCTGGAAGGAGGGTACCATGTGCTCGACGAGGCGGCGCATGTGTGCAGCGACTACCGGCCGACGGCGAAGCAGCTGTGGAAGCCACCGATCGGCGTGCTGGAGCTGGGCATTGTCGGGGCATGCGGCCTGCTCCCCATGAAGACGAAAGGAGGCTCCAAGGGCTCCACGGACGCCTACTGCGTGGCCAAGTATGGCAAGAAGTGGGTGCGCACGCGCACCGTCACCGACAGCTTCAACCCGCGGTGGAACGAGCAGTACACCTGGCAGGTGTATGACCCGTGCACGGTGCTCACGGTGGCCGTGTTCGACAACTGGCGCATGTTCgcgggcgccggcgacgagcgccAGGACTACCGCATCGGCAAGGTGCGCGTGCGCGTGTCCACTCTCGAGACCAACCGGGCGTACACGGTGTGTTACCCGCTGCACGTGCTGCTGCGGCCGGGGCTCAAGAAGATGGGCGAGGTGCAGCTCGCCGTGCGCTTCTCCTCGCCGGCGCATCTGCCGGACACCTGGGCCACCTACACGTCGCCGCTCCTGCCGCGGATGCACTACCTCCGCCCGATCGGCGTGGCGCAGCAGGAGGCGCTGCGGGGCGCGGCCGTGCGCACCGTGGCGGCATGGCTGGCGCGCTCCGAGCCGCCGCTGGGGCCGGAGGTGGTGCGGTACATGCTGGACGCGGACGCGCACACCTGGAGCGTGCGCCGCGCCAAGGCCAACTGGTTCCGCATCATGGGCGTGCTCGCCTGGGCGGTCGGGCTGGAGCGGTGGCTGGACGGCGTGCGGCGGTGGCGCAACCCGTCCACCACCGTCCTCGTCCACGTGCTCTACCTCGTCCTCGTCTGGTACCCGGAGCTGGTGGTGCCAACGGCGTCGCTCTACGTCTTCATCATCGGCGTGTGGTACTACCGGTTCCGGCCGCGGGCGCCGGCCGGCATGGACGCGCGGCTGTCGCAGGCCGACACGGTGGACGGGGACGAGCTGGAGGAGGAGTTCGACGCGGTGCCGGCGCCGGAGGTCCTCCGGCTGCGCTACGAGAGGCTACGGACGCTGGCGGGGCGGGTGCAGCGCGTCATGGGCGACGTCGCGGCGCAGGGCGAGCGGCTGCAGGCGCTGGTCAGCTGGAGGGACCCGAGGGCCAGCCGGATCTTCGTCGGCGTCTGCCTGGCCGTCGCCGTGGCGCTGTATGCGATGCCGCCCAAGATGGTGGCGGTGGCCAGCGGGTTCTACTACCTCCGCCATCCCATGTTCCGGGACCCCATGCCCGCCGCGGCCGTCAACTTCTTCCGCCGGCTGCCCAGCCTCTCGGACAGGATGCTTTGA